The Priestia koreensis genomic interval AGCGTTACAGGATGTGTTCGATCACTTTGATATGGATGTGCAACCGTTTGACGAAATGATAGTGGGTCAAAAAATGGATTTAATCAAAACGAGTTATGAAACCGTTGAAGAAGTCAAACATTATTCTTATCATGTGGCGAGTACAGTAGGGCTAATGTTGCTTCCGATTTTAGCTCCTAAAAATCACCGTCTATTACGAGAGGATGGAATCGCGCTCGGAATTGCAATGCAAATTACGAACATTTTACGTGATATCGGGGAAGATTTAGAGCGAAGTCGCATCTACATTCCGAGTGAAGTAATGAGTCGCTTCGGCTACACAGAAGAAATGCTTCGTAATCATGAAGTTAATACGGCGTTTATTAGCGTCTGGGAGTTCATGGCGGCAGAAGCAGAGCTTTTATATGAGCAAGGATTAAGTTCTCTGCATCTATATC includes:
- a CDS encoding phytoene/squalene synthase family protein — protein: MKSIEKAYQQCEKIIAHHSKTFYKAFSLLPKKQRNAVWAVYAFCRRVDDIVDEGNAPLQELQAFEQEFSLFKQGKLLHDDMWVALQDVFDHFDMDVQPFDEMIVGQKMDLIKTSYETVEEVKHYSYHVASTVGLMLLPILAPKNHRLLREDGIALGIAMQITNILRDIGEDLERSRIYIPSEVMSRFGYTEEMLRNHEVNTAFISVWEFMAAEAELLYEQGLSSLHLYPMSSRIPLKGATFLYRAILKAVREQQYQVFGQKNFVTKEEKQKILALL